Proteins co-encoded in one Colletes latitarsis isolate SP2378_abdomen chromosome 2, iyColLati1, whole genome shotgun sequence genomic window:
- the LOC143351512 gene encoding uncharacterized protein LOC143351512 translates to MRNRSLRTSLLRLMILVPLTLDNMVLLTAANGDVHHHRVTRRIHLPRAVDTSKKFVCREPQSRAYNLRDLMQNVHKNSGESAIQPVYIVLKRCDGHSGCCMSPDMSCSLVESSIYYEEMEIEIWSLETNGTRRQWIRIEQHGRCACEMTTNNDRYQLEYQQPNVTLI, encoded by the coding sequence atgagaaatagatCATTGAGGACCTCTCTATTAAGATTGATGATACTCGTTCCGTTGACTCTGGACAACATGGTCCTATTGACAGCGGCGAACGGCGACGTTCATCATCATCGAGTAACGAGGAGGATTCATTTACCCCGCGCCGTAGATACGTCGAAAAAGTTCGTCTGCAGAGAACCACAATCTCGAGCGTACAACCTGAGGGACTTGATGCAGAACGTACATAAAAATTCTGGAGAAAGTGCCATTCAGCCAGTTTATATCGTTCTGAAACGTTGCGACGGACACTCGGGATGTTGTATGAGCCCGGATATGAGCTGTTCACTGGTAGAATCCTCAATTTATTACGAGGAGATGGAGATCGAGATCTGGAGCCTCGAGACCAACGGCACGAGGAGACAGTGGATAAGGATAGAGCAGCACGGCAGGTGTGCGTGCGAGATGACCACGAACAATGATCGATATCAGCTGGAATATCAACAACCTAACGTAACGCTTATTTAA
- the LOC143351514 gene encoding uncharacterized protein LOC143351514, which yields MKNSLKMRSFVLLLFSIHFALAVIGRHHRDSGFLNHVQLVHEFRCSSPQPRAVPVAELLTVGPSPDEVFYPASTVLTRCEGAGCCPDSKQICAPIETRNVSLVFMVKHMIDRQRDRHHEVLHVLEHTKCGCVDKKLIKFD from the exons ATGAAAAACAGCCTGAAAATGAGGAGCTTCGTTTTGCTATTATTTTCCATTCACTTTGCTCTTGCCGTGATTGGACGACATCACAG GGATAGCGGATTTCTAAATCATGTGCAACTGGTGCACGAATTCCGGTGTTCCTCGCCACAACCGAGAGCCGTGCCGGTGGCAGAACTTTTAACCGTTGGTCCTAGCCCTGACGAGGTTTTCTATCCGGCTTCTACCGTTTTGACGCGTTGCGAGGGAGCTGGATGTTGCCCGGATTCCAAACAGATTTGTGCGCCTATCGAAACTAGAAATGTAAGCCTTGTCTTCATGGTGAAGCACATGATCGATCGACAACGGGACAGACATCACGAAGTACTACATGTTTTGGAGCATACGAAGTGCGGTTGCGTTGATAAGAAACTTATAAAATTCGACTGA
- the LOC143351509 gene encoding dynein axonemal assembly factor 4, with the protein MPVIIIKDYIWRQTSEFVLLTVPLRGHPKKVDLFVIDNYVKVSFPPFILELFLWASIVEEESKCTVTDTEVIFSLQKIDVGQIWPTIDIQNIDKETRQIYRNRALERSHSSAEEHARIKKEKRRCLQKEAVNEQISINTATLNKIDAIRNAHRKEAMQEFEDWRSKAELPFLPDVEGKTQENRKAYKPPLKWFKGNDNTLKSRPMTNVEIFDNSILDRELRSIELKKFEFLESNTTDLSNGTNGNENTVDDKQIQNDKNPKINEESKMSEKEESFFDGKDDSSSEDSESEREFKLDSSVQEMNEKELRRFYEKKNKTKVRLESVKAAINNKRVTKDSIFEDPSKSVPLPRKSSTINVTFSDRKFPTPARESSYLEEQEWLEKQAEARRKVGLDMEDLLPEERDPQWLKDKGDEFFKDGNYLGAINAYTYGIKISDKMASLYVNRSAAQYALENYHRCAEDCSKALELMVPKCEGNRESRARCHARLGAALCKLSSPQHGIPELEAALKLMPDDKSIKCDVLAAKQHFNIKD; encoded by the exons ATGCCAGTAATAATTATCAAAGATTATATTTGGCGACAAACATCGGAATTCGTGTTATTAACCGTACCTCTAAGAGGCCATCCAAAGAAGGTAGATTTATTCGTTATCGATAATTACGTGAAG GTTAGTTTTCCACCGTTTATATTGGAATTGTTTCTCTGGGCTAGTATTGTTGAAGAAGAAAGTAAATGCACGGTTACTGATACAGAAGTAATATTTTCTTTGCAAAAAATTGACGTTGGCCAAATATGGCCCACTATCGATATACAAAATATCGATAAAGAGACTCGACAGATATATCGAAATCGAGCTTTGGAACGTTCACACTCGAGCGCTGAAGAACATGCAAGAATTAAGAAGG AAAAGCGTCGCTGTTTACAAAAAGAAGCAGTGAACGAACAAATCAGCATTAATACAGCAACACTGAATAAGATAGATGCAATACGAAATGCTCATCGGAAGGAAGCCATGCAAGAATTTGAGGATTGGAGATCGAAAGCTGAATTACCGTTTCTTCCTGATGTCGAAGGAAAGACGCAGGAAAACAGAAAAGCTTACAA GCCACCGTTAAAATGGTTCAAAGGCAATGATAATACGTTAAAATCTCGACCAATGACGAACgtcgaaatattcgataatagTATACTCGACAGAGAACTTCGATCTATTGAATTGAAAAAGTTTGAATTTCTCGAATCGAATACAACGGATTTATCGAATGGTACAAATGGAAATGAAAATACGGTAGACGATAAACAAATCCAGAACGATAAAAATCcaaaaattaacgaagaaagTAAAATGTCGGAGAAAGAAGAAAGTTTCTTCGATGGCAAGGATGATTCTAGTTCCGAAGATTCCGAATCGGAGCGAGAATTTAAATTAGATAGTTCTGTTCAGGAAATGAACGAGAAAGAATTGCGTAGATTCTacgaaaaaaagaacaaaacaAAAGTTAGATTAGAATCCGTAAAAGCTGCAATAAATAATAAACGTGTGACAAAGGACAGTATATTCGAAGATCCTTCAAAGTCAGTTCCGTTACCGAGAAAGAGCAGTACCATTAACGTCACGTTTTCAGACCGGAAGTTCCCTACTCCGGCTAGAGAAAGCTCTTATCTGGAAGAACAAGAA TGGCTGGAGAAGCAGGCAGAAGCAAGACGAAAAGTTGGTTTAGATATGGAAGATCTACTACCGGAAGAACGCGATCCACAATGGCTGAAAGATAAAGGAGA TGAATTTTTCAAAGACGGAAACTACTTGGGGGCTATAAACGCTTACACGTACGGAATCAAAATCAGTGATAAAATGGCATCGCTTTATGTGAACCGATCAGCAGCACAATACGCGTTGGAAAACTATCATAGATGTGCCGAAGACTGCTCCAAA GCGCTGGAACTAATGGTGCCGAAATGCGAAGGCAATCGAGAGTCAAGGGCCAGGTGTCACGCTCGACTGGGCGCAGCACTCTGTAAATTATCTTCGCCTCAGCATGGGATTCCTGAACTAGAAGCCGCTCTGAAATTGATGCCGGACGATAAAAGCATAAAATGCGACGTGTTAGCGGCGAAACAACATTTCAACATAAAGGATTGA